A genomic segment from Streptomyces antibioticus encodes:
- the dtd gene encoding D-aminoacyl-tRNA deacylase yields the protein MRAVVQRVDGASVVVDGETVGEITGEGLCVLVGVTHEDTKEKAAQLARKLWSVRILHEERSCSDIDAPLLVISQFTLYGDARKGRRPTWNAAAPGPVAEPLVDEVVAQLRALGATVATGRFGAAMRVSLTNDGPFTVLIEV from the coding sequence ATGCGAGCGGTGGTGCAGAGAGTGGACGGCGCGAGTGTCGTCGTGGACGGCGAGACGGTCGGGGAGATCACCGGCGAGGGACTGTGCGTCCTGGTCGGGGTGACCCATGAGGACACCAAGGAGAAGGCCGCCCAACTCGCCCGCAAACTCTGGTCGGTGCGCATCCTGCACGAGGAGCGCTCGTGCAGCGACATCGACGCCCCGCTGCTCGTCATCAGCCAGTTCACCCTGTACGGCGACGCCCGCAAGGGCCGCCGCCCCACCTGGAACGCGGCCGCCCCCGGCCCCGTCGCCGAACCCCTCGTCGACGAGGTGGTCGCCCAACTGCGCGCGCTGGGCGCCACGGTGGCGACGGGCCGGTTCGGGGCGGCGATGCGGGTGTCCCTGACGAACGACGGCCCGTTCACGGTCCTGATCGAGGTCTAG
- a CDS encoding GntR family transcriptional regulator: MEAQRSGSGEGGGREFQRVADELRARIADGTYPLRTLLPSQRDLAAELDVSRDTVQKVLRELVGEGLIESRQGSGSRVIDVPHRQRVSTKDGRLHGGPTLGPLLAEAFEQREVTLDVYSLTAESLAAHLAVQAERILGRDITPDSIVLRLILPSQDLPLPYPRVKGDLADLRLTDRLRLISERSLASVRHLRTALAEVDTDVVIDVRWAPLTPTFKLYLLNGTQALLAPYEVIEREIRLDSGGVVNALDVLGFGAPITRHVRNADPDSPDTLFVESWQRWFNSVWNRVAEIPST, translated from the coding sequence GTGGAGGCGCAACGGAGTGGCAGTGGCGAGGGTGGCGGGCGGGAGTTTCAGCGGGTCGCCGATGAACTCCGGGCCCGGATAGCCGATGGGACGTACCCACTGCGCACGCTTCTGCCGTCCCAGCGTGATCTCGCCGCGGAACTCGATGTTTCCCGTGACACCGTTCAGAAGGTGCTACGGGAACTCGTCGGGGAGGGCTTGATCGAGTCTCGGCAGGGCAGCGGATCACGCGTCATCGACGTGCCGCACAGGCAACGTGTGTCCACCAAGGACGGCCGCCTCCATGGCGGGCCGACACTCGGGCCGCTGCTGGCCGAAGCCTTCGAGCAACGGGAAGTGACGCTGGACGTCTACTCGTTGACCGCGGAGTCGCTGGCCGCTCATCTCGCGGTGCAGGCAGAGCGGATTCTCGGCCGTGACATCACTCCCGACAGTATCGTCCTGCGTCTGATCCTGCCGTCCCAGGACCTGCCGTTGCCCTATCCGAGGGTGAAGGGTGATCTTGCGGATCTGCGTCTGACGGACCGCCTGCGTCTGATTTCAGAGAGGTCGTTGGCGTCTGTGCGCCACCTGCGCACGGCCCTGGCCGAGGTCGACACCGACGTCGTCATTGATGTCCGTTGGGCTCCGCTCACCCCGACCTTCAAGCTCTACCTGCTCAACGGAACGCAAGCGCTGCTGGCTCCGTACGAGGTGATCGAACGGGAGATCAGGCTGGATTCGGGCGGGGTGGTCAACGCCTTGGACGTCCTGGGCTTCGGGGCGCCGATCACCCGGCATGTGAGGAACGCCGATCCCGACTCACCCGACACGCTATTCGTCGAGAGTTGGCAGCGGTGGTTCAACTCGGTCTGGAACCGCGTCGCGGAAATCCCGTCGACATGA
- a CDS encoding winged helix-turn-helix domain-containing protein yields MEPEHASVNGRRRAERTHREVADELRTRIRTGVLRPGQRMPTQAELAVEFGVERGAVRQALRILQSEQLLTNVSKGSPATVALTPLAPGPPAGFRTEPQPAMAELPLRMTEAFAADHVQVDALCLTAVSLTAAIGEPVRQIHAGRLKPAKIDVRVLLPSRNIELAFPAAVDSAAAGHLRRHWVAHRNAQGQVLRHNLLTLRSTHGIEVDVTFRALPFTPPVKLYLLNGTRALFAYYTVQRHEQTVGKEHLEMYDAEGTRSVLFAFEQGAGPRDTAFVTQSRLWFDALWETISSDLQLTS; encoded by the coding sequence GTGGAGCCGGAACATGCCTCCGTCAATGGGCGGAGGAGGGCCGAGCGGACGCACCGAGAGGTGGCCGACGAGCTGCGCACCCGGATCAGAACCGGTGTGCTGCGGCCCGGCCAGCGCATGCCCACGCAGGCCGAACTGGCCGTCGAGTTCGGTGTCGAGCGGGGTGCCGTGCGCCAGGCGCTGCGCATTCTCCAGTCGGAGCAGTTGCTCACCAACGTCTCCAAGGGGAGCCCCGCGACGGTCGCCCTGACGCCCCTCGCGCCCGGTCCGCCCGCCGGGTTCCGGACGGAGCCCCAACCCGCCATGGCGGAGCTGCCGTTGAGGATGACCGAGGCGTTCGCGGCGGACCATGTCCAGGTGGACGCCCTGTGTCTGACCGCGGTCTCGCTGACGGCGGCGATCGGTGAACCGGTCCGCCAGATCCACGCGGGACGGCTGAAACCGGCCAAGATCGACGTACGGGTCCTGCTGCCCTCCCGGAACATCGAGCTGGCCTTCCCGGCCGCGGTGGACTCCGCCGCCGCCGGGCACCTCAGACGCCACTGGGTGGCCCACCGCAACGCTCAGGGCCAGGTGCTGCGGCACAACCTGCTCACCCTGCGCTCCACACACGGCATCGAGGTCGACGTCACCTTCCGCGCGCTGCCGTTCACCCCGCCGGTGAAGCTGTACCTCCTCAACGGGACCCGGGCGCTGTTCGCGTACTACACGGTCCAGCGCCATGAGCAGACGGTCGGCAAGGAGCACCTGGAGATGTATGACGCCGAGGGCACGCGGTCGGTGCTGTTCGCCTTTGAACAGGGCGCGGGGCCGCGGGACACGGCGTTCGTGACGCAGTCGCGTCTGTGGTTCGACGCGCTGTGGGAGACGATCAGTTCGGATCTCCAGCTCACGAGCTGA
- the ygfZ gene encoding CAF17-like 4Fe-4S cluster assembly/insertion protein YgfZ, with the protein MKSPLLSLPGAVPAEGVDEGVAAHYGDLFREQRALADGTGFVDLSHRGVVTVTGEDRLSWLHLLLTQHVSDLPAGQATEALVLSAHGHIEHALYLVDDGTTVWAHVEPGTQESLLAYLESMKFFYRVEVADRTADTAVVHLPAGSIAEVPEGVAVRETPYGRDLFLPRADLEAYAAKAGPPAGILAHEALRVEHHRPRLGFETDHRTIPHELGWIGTAVHLQKGCYRGQETVARVQNLGKPPRRLVFLHLDGSEVHLPTAGTELRVADDNPDGRKIGFITTSVRHHELGPVALALVKRNVPVDAPLLAGTTAAAQEVVVEP; encoded by the coding sequence ATGAAGAGCCCACTGCTGTCCCTGCCCGGCGCCGTGCCCGCCGAGGGTGTGGACGAAGGCGTCGCCGCCCACTACGGCGACCTGTTCCGCGAGCAGCGCGCCCTCGCCGACGGCACCGGTTTCGTGGACCTCTCGCACCGCGGGGTCGTCACGGTCACCGGCGAGGACCGGCTGAGCTGGCTGCACCTGCTGCTCACCCAGCACGTCAGCGACCTTCCGGCCGGCCAGGCCACCGAGGCGCTGGTCCTCTCCGCGCACGGCCACATCGAGCACGCGCTGTACCTGGTCGACGACGGCACGACCGTCTGGGCGCACGTCGAACCGGGCACCCAGGAGTCGCTGCTGGCCTACCTGGAGTCGATGAAGTTCTTCTACCGGGTCGAGGTCGCCGACCGCACCGCCGACACCGCGGTCGTGCACCTGCCCGCCGGTTCGATCGCCGAGGTCCCCGAGGGCGTCGCCGTGCGCGAGACGCCGTACGGCCGTGATCTCTTCCTGCCGCGCGCGGACCTGGAGGCGTACGCCGCGAAGGCGGGCCCGCCGGCCGGGATCCTCGCCCACGAGGCGCTGCGCGTCGAGCACCACCGCCCCCGGCTCGGCTTCGAGACCGACCACCGCACCATCCCGCACGAGCTGGGCTGGATCGGCACCGCGGTCCACCTCCAGAAGGGCTGCTACCGCGGTCAGGAGACTGTCGCCCGGGTGCAGAACCTGGGCAAGCCGCCGCGCCGGCTGGTCTTCCTCCACCTGGACGGCAGCGAGGTCCATCTGCCGACCGCCGGCACCGAGCTGCGCGTCGCCGACGACAACCCCGACGGCCGCAAGATCGGCTTCATCACGACGTCCGTACGCCACCACGAGCTGGGCCCGGTGGCCCTGGCCCTGGTCAAGCGGAACGTCCCGGTGGACGCCCCGCTGCTGGCGGGCACCACGGCCGCCGCCCAGGAAGTCGTCGTCGAACCCTAG
- a CDS encoding DsrE family protein, which translates to MAKKLVIKVTAGADAPERCSQAFTVAAVAVASGVEVSLWLTGESAWFALPGRAAEFELPHAAPLPDLLDSILAGGRLTLCTQCAARRDITEKDVIEGVRIAGAQVFVQEALGDETQALVY; encoded by the coding sequence ATGGCGAAGAAGCTCGTGATCAAGGTGACGGCGGGGGCCGATGCCCCCGAGCGGTGCTCACAGGCGTTCACGGTCGCGGCCGTGGCCGTGGCCAGCGGGGTGGAGGTCTCCCTGTGGCTGACCGGGGAGTCGGCGTGGTTCGCGCTGCCGGGCCGGGCCGCCGAGTTCGAACTCCCGCACGCCGCCCCCCTGCCGGACCTGCTCGACTCGATCCTCGCGGGCGGCCGGCTCACCCTGTGCACCCAGTGCGCGGCCCGCAGGGACATCACCGAGAAGGACGTGATCGAGGGCGTCCGGATCGCCGGCGCCCAGGTGTTCGTACAGGAGGCACTCGGCGACGAGACACAGGCGCTCGTCTACTGA
- a CDS encoding FadR/GntR family transcriptional regulator: MVVTQENVAVNGSRRLSPQEIADVLRERIRAGELRAGDRLPTQAELADEFGVERGAVRQALRALQDDGLLTNVSKGSPPRIAEPPAPGHDEPQPTMVGLSPRLTAAFSAPHVRIDAACLTAESLIPALGEPLRLIHGGSLRPERIDVRILLPSRDIDLAFPVPVEGRGDDDPVHERWLAMRNAQGHVLRHNLQTLRSHGIDVHITFRALPFTPPVKLYLLNGSEALMAYYMVTRREEPTDTGTLDMYDVLGTESLLFSFEKAAGQRDAAFVEESQKWFDALWETITTDLTLS, translated from the coding sequence TTGGTCGTGACCCAGGAGAACGTGGCAGTGAACGGCAGCAGAAGGCTCTCGCCCCAGGAGATCGCCGACGTCCTGCGGGAACGCATCCGCGCGGGCGAACTGCGGGCCGGCGACCGCCTGCCCACCCAGGCCGAGCTGGCCGACGAGTTCGGCGTGGAACGCGGCGCCGTACGCCAGGCCCTGCGCGCGCTCCAGGACGACGGACTGCTCACCAACGTCAGCAAGGGCAGCCCCCCGAGGATCGCCGAGCCGCCCGCCCCGGGCCACGACGAGCCCCAGCCCACCATGGTGGGCCTCTCCCCGCGCCTCACCGCGGCCTTCTCCGCCCCGCACGTGCGCATCGACGCGGCCTGTCTGACCGCCGAGAGCCTCATCCCGGCGCTCGGCGAACCGCTGCGGCTGATCCACGGCGGCAGCCTGCGCCCGGAGCGCATCGACGTCCGCATCCTGCTGCCCTCCCGGGACATCGACCTCGCCTTCCCGGTCCCGGTCGAGGGCCGCGGCGACGACGACCCGGTGCACGAACGCTGGCTGGCGATGCGCAACGCCCAGGGCCATGTCCTGCGGCACAACCTCCAGACCCTGCGCTCGCACGGGATCGACGTCCACATCACCTTCCGCGCACTGCCCTTCACCCCGCCCGTGAAGCTGTACCTCCTCAACGGCTCCGAGGCGCTGATGGCGTACTACATGGTCACCCGCCGCGAGGAGCCCACCGACACCGGGACGCTCGACATGTACGACGTCCTGGGCACCGAGTCCCTCCTGTTCTCCTTCGAGAAGGCCGCCGGTCAGCGCGACGCCGCGTTCGTGGAGGAATCCCAGAAGTGGTTCGACGCCCTCTGGGAAACCATCACGACGGACCTGACACTCTCTTAG
- a CDS encoding VOC family protein: protein MSPARLSTVVLDARDAHELAGFYVRLLGYEVRAEEPDWVLIGPPPGRPGTALAFETEAAYTEPVWPTRRAGDQQMMLHLDIEVDDLSAETARAVAAGARLADHQPQDDVRVLLDPSGHPFCLWVDGDDGDDGDT from the coding sequence ATGTCCCCCGCGAGACTGTCCACCGTGGTGCTCGACGCGCGTGACGCGCACGAGCTGGCCGGGTTCTACGTCCGTCTGCTCGGCTACGAGGTGCGGGCCGAGGAACCCGACTGGGTCCTCATCGGGCCCCCGCCCGGCCGGCCGGGCACCGCCCTCGCCTTCGAGACGGAGGCCGCCTACACCGAGCCCGTCTGGCCGACCCGCCGGGCCGGTGACCAGCAGATGATGCTGCACCTCGACATCGAGGTCGACGACCTGTCCGCCGAGACGGCCCGCGCGGTGGCCGCGGGCGCGCGCCTCGCCGACCACCAGCCCCAGGACGACGTACGGGTCCTGCTCGACCCGTCGGGCCACCCCTTCTGCCTCTGGGTGGACGGCGACGACGGCGACGACGGTGACACCTAG
- a CDS encoding GNAT family N-acetyltransferase codes for MSRRSAALEFRQTEDNDLADWMRALKTGFLRSPVVTEEQLAARRAATPGSRTSGAYDAGRCVGTFRSFPQEVTAVGGAAVPADAITNVSVLPTHRRRGVLSRLMSDDLAAAKERGDVLATLIAAEYRIYGRYGFGPATTMTEWAVDVSRSGLDGRAPVPDPRDGGRIDLVDGGEIRKLGPALHARLRPAQPGAVSRDESWWEVNTGVLRPYGDEWSEPFYAVYRSADDEVEGAVSYRADDRWSDAKQPLNTASVNWLLSVTPAAERALWHYLCSVDWITRVKSGWRSPDDLLPLLLPDPRAASITTQADWLWIRILDVVRALEARTYDTAGALVLEVADAAGLAGGRYLLDAGPDGASCTPTDRGADLTLDVAELASLWLGDESAARLARLGRVREERTGAARKADALLRSSARPWCPDLF; via the coding sequence ATGAGCCGTCGTTCCGCCGCACTTGAGTTCCGCCAGACCGAAGACAACGACCTCGCCGACTGGATGCGGGCCCTGAAGACGGGCTTCCTGCGGTCGCCGGTGGTGACCGAGGAGCAGTTGGCCGCCCGGCGCGCCGCCACCCCCGGCTCCCGCACCTCGGGCGCCTACGACGCCGGCCGGTGCGTCGGCACCTTCCGCTCCTTCCCGCAGGAGGTGACCGCCGTCGGCGGCGCCGCGGTGCCCGCCGACGCGATCACCAACGTCTCCGTCCTCCCCACCCACCGCCGCCGCGGCGTCCTCAGCCGGCTGATGTCGGACGACCTGGCCGCCGCGAAGGAGCGCGGTGACGTGCTCGCCACCCTGATCGCCGCCGAGTACCGGATCTACGGCCGTTACGGCTTCGGCCCGGCCACCACGATGACCGAGTGGGCGGTCGACGTCTCCCGCTCCGGCCTCGACGGGCGCGCCCCGGTCCCGGACCCGCGTGACGGCGGCCGTATCGACCTGGTCGACGGCGGGGAGATCCGCAAGCTCGGCCCCGCGCTGCACGCCCGGCTGCGCCCCGCCCAGCCCGGCGCGGTCAGCCGGGACGAGAGCTGGTGGGAGGTCAACACCGGTGTGCTGCGGCCGTACGGCGACGAATGGAGCGAGCCGTTCTACGCCGTGTACCGCTCGGCGGACGACGAGGTCGAGGGCGCGGTGTCGTACCGCGCGGACGACCGCTGGAGCGACGCCAAGCAGCCGCTGAACACCGCCTCGGTCAACTGGCTCCTCTCCGTGACCCCGGCCGCCGAGCGCGCCCTGTGGCACTACCTGTGCTCCGTCGACTGGATCACCCGGGTGAAGTCGGGCTGGCGCTCCCCGGACGACCTGCTGCCGCTGCTGCTGCCCGACCCGCGCGCGGCGAGCATCACCACCCAGGCCGACTGGCTGTGGATACGGATCCTGGACGTCGTACGGGCGCTGGAGGCGCGGACGTACGACACGGCGGGCGCGCTGGTGCTGGAGGTGGCCGACGCGGCCGGTCTGGCCGGCGGGCGGTATCTGCTGGACGCCGGTCCCGACGGGGCGTCCTGCACGCCGACGGACCGCGGTGCCGATCTCACGCTGGACGTGGCGGAGCTGGCGTCGCTGTGGCTGGGCGACGAGTCGGCGGCGCGGCTCGCGCGGCTGGGCCGGGTCCGGGAAGAACGAACGGGCGCCGCCCGGAAGGCCGACGCCCTGCTGCGTTCGTCCGCGCGACCGTGGTGCCCGGACCTGTTCTGA
- a CDS encoding FABP family protein — protein MIEIPSDLHKDLVPLAFLLGTWAGAGVHDFPGSEKCNFGQEVSFTHDGRDFLEYHSHTWVLDDDGNKVRPLESESGFWRIDDARKVEVTMTRDDGVIEIWYGEMADKKPQIDLVTDAVARTAASRPYTGGKRLYGYVKSDLMWVGEKQTPEVELRPYMSAHLKKVVTPEDVERWAKALPDDMPDDGIAFFK, from the coding sequence ATGATCGAGATCCCGTCAGACCTCCACAAGGACCTCGTCCCCCTCGCCTTCCTGCTGGGCACCTGGGCGGGCGCGGGCGTGCACGACTTCCCCGGCTCGGAGAAGTGCAACTTCGGTCAGGAGGTCTCCTTCACCCACGACGGCCGGGACTTCCTCGAGTACCACTCCCACACCTGGGTCCTGGACGACGACGGCAACAAGGTGCGGCCGCTGGAGTCCGAGTCCGGCTTCTGGCGGATCGACGACGCCCGCAAGGTCGAGGTCACGATGACCCGCGACGACGGCGTCATCGAGATCTGGTACGGCGAGATGGCCGACAAGAAGCCGCAGATCGACCTGGTCACGGACGCCGTCGCCCGCACCGCCGCCTCCCGGCCGTACACCGGCGGCAAGCGGCTGTACGGCTACGTCAAGAGCGACCTCATGTGGGTCGGCGAGAAGCAGACCCCCGAGGTCGAGCTGCGCCCCTACATGTCGGCGCACCTGAAGAAGGTCGTCACCCCCGAGGACGTCGAGCGCTGGGCGAAGGCCCTCCCCGACGACATGCCGGACGACGGCATCGCCTTCTTCAAGTAG
- a CDS encoding Fur family transcriptional regulator, with translation MVNTDWKSDLRQRGYRLTPQRQLVLEAVDTLEHATPDAILVEVRKTASGVNISTVYRTLELLEELGLVSHAHLGHGAPTYHLADRHHHIHLVCRDCENVIEADVDVAAAFTAQLRGAFGFETDMKHFAIFGRCEDCARKASDKAQQA, from the coding sequence GTGGTGAACACCGACTGGAAGAGCGACCTCAGGCAGCGCGGCTATCGACTGACGCCGCAGCGCCAGCTTGTCCTCGAAGCCGTGGACACCCTGGAGCACGCGACCCCCGACGCCATCCTCGTGGAAGTGAGGAAGACCGCGTCGGGGGTCAACATTTCCACCGTGTACCGGACCCTGGAGTTGCTGGAGGAGCTGGGCCTCGTCAGCCACGCCCATCTCGGCCACGGCGCCCCGACGTACCACCTCGCCGACCGGCACCACCACATCCATCTGGTGTGCCGCGACTGCGAGAACGTCATCGAGGCCGATGTGGACGTGGCGGCGGCCTTCACCGCCCAGCTCCGCGGCGCCTTCGGCTTCGAGACGGACATGAAGCACTTCGCGATCTTCGGCCGCTGCGAGGACTGCGCCCGCAAGGCGTCCGATAAGGCGCAGCAGGCGTAG
- a CDS encoding HAD family hydrolase, producing the protein MVRRPLGNHHDGPDTLLVTSDMRQTQKATSDTRTEAADLREVITRARVVLWDFDGPICRLFAGHSAERVAERLVDWLEGRGLHGLLTEPERESLDPHVVLRAVDRRHPGSDLVAELEERLTKEELRAVVSAWPTPYADPLIRTWTAVGARLAVTTNNSPRVASRYLEGRGLMACFAPHLYGRTQDLHLLKPDPHCLKRALNAMGSAPGDALMIGDTPSDFLAASAAGVPFLGYARNERKEKLLRGVGATAVVGSLDVVLKVIRRQG; encoded by the coding sequence GTGGTTCGACGCCCTCTGGGAAACCATCACGACGGACCTGACACTCTCTTAGTGACCTCTGATATGCGGCAGACTCAAAAGGCGACCTCCGACACCCGCACCGAGGCGGCGGACCTGCGAGAAGTGATCACCCGCGCGCGAGTCGTCCTCTGGGACTTCGACGGCCCGATCTGCCGGCTGTTCGCCGGGCATTCGGCGGAGCGGGTGGCCGAGCGGCTGGTGGACTGGCTGGAGGGGCGGGGGCTGCACGGGTTGCTGACGGAGCCGGAGCGGGAGTCGCTGGACCCGCATGTCGTACTGCGCGCCGTCGACCGCAGACATCCCGGCAGCGACCTCGTGGCGGAGCTGGAGGAACGTCTCACCAAGGAGGAACTGCGGGCGGTGGTCTCGGCGTGGCCCACCCCGTACGCCGATCCGCTGATCCGCACCTGGACCGCCGTGGGCGCGCGGCTGGCCGTCACCACGAACAACTCGCCCCGGGTCGCGAGCAGGTACCTGGAGGGCCGCGGGCTGATGGCGTGCTTCGCCCCCCACCTCTACGGCCGCACCCAGGACCTCCACCTCCTCAAGCCCGACCCGCACTGCCTGAAGCGGGCCCTGAACGCCATGGGTTCCGCTCCGGGCGACGCGCTGATGATCGGCGACACCCCCTCCGACTTCCTGGCCGCCAGCGCGGCCGGTGTGCCGTTCCTCGGCTACGCGCGCAACGAGCGCAAGGAGAAGCTGCTGCGGGGCGTGGGGGCCACGGCCGTGGTGGGCTCACTGGACGTCGTCCTGAAGGTGATAAGGCGTCAAGGCTGA
- a CDS encoding RsiG family protein yields MSTPSTGRLETHRPPPQRGDSPATAPAPAGGPPGHELLRLSLPELRTLRRDAQRDEADLSYVRRLLQGRIDILRAELSRRGPAPAPGTRAALGPVTVPQPASEASVVARLPEILTDAPARQRSSARHVTLGTPHSEEYGRLAAEMLSEVELSDLVARTDPELHEAMARLVRYEQQVSSRRQRLQHTADGAGAEISRRYREGEAQVDDLLL; encoded by the coding sequence ATGAGCACACCGAGTACCGGGCGGCTGGAGACACACCGGCCGCCCCCACAGCGCGGCGACAGCCCGGCGACGGCACCGGCTCCGGCCGGCGGACCGCCCGGGCACGAGCTGCTCCGGCTGAGCCTGCCCGAACTGCGCACCCTGCGCCGGGACGCCCAGCGCGACGAGGCCGACCTCAGCTATGTACGGCGGCTGCTCCAGGGCCGTATCGACATCCTGCGCGCGGAACTCTCCCGCCGCGGCCCCGCGCCCGCGCCCGGGACCAGGGCCGCCCTCGGCCCGGTGACCGTGCCGCAGCCCGCCTCCGAGGCGTCCGTCGTGGCGCGGCTGCCGGAGATCCTCACCGACGCCCCGGCCCGCCAGCGGTCCTCCGCCCGCCATGTCACGCTCGGCACCCCGCACAGCGAGGAGTACGGCCGGCTCGCCGCCGAGATGCTCTCCGAGGTCGAGCTGTCCGACCTCGTCGCGCGCACCGACCCGGAGCTGCACGAGGCGATGGCCCGTCTCGTCCGCTACGAACAGCAGGTCTCCAGCCGCCGCCAGCGCCTCCAGCACACCGCGGACGGGGCGGGCGCCGAGATCTCCCGCCGCTACCGGGAGGGCGAGGCCCAGGTGGACGACCTGCTGCTGTGA